From Streptomyces sp. NBC_01754, a single genomic window includes:
- a CDS encoding exodeoxyribonuclease III gives MYTVTSVNVNGLRAAVKKGFVEWLAQSEADVVCLQEVRAEPHQLSEEVRDPEGWHTVHAPAAAKGRAGVSLYTRRAPERVQIGFGGFGVPGSEEFDTAGRYVEVDLPGVTVASLYLPSGEVGTERQDEKERFMAAFLPYLEGLRARAAADGREVLVCGDWNIAHQEADLKNWKGNKKNSGFLPEERAWLTRVFEEVAYVDVVRALHPDQEGPYSWWSYRGRAFDNDTGWRIDLLVGSPRLAERAVKAYVERAASHAERWSDHAPVTAVFDL, from the coding sequence TTGTACACAGTCACCTCCGTAAATGTTAACGGGCTCCGTGCCGCCGTGAAAAAGGGTTTCGTGGAGTGGCTGGCGCAGTCCGAGGCCGATGTGGTCTGCCTCCAGGAAGTCCGTGCCGAGCCGCACCAGCTGTCCGAAGAGGTGCGTGACCCCGAGGGCTGGCACACCGTGCACGCCCCGGCCGCGGCCAAGGGGCGCGCGGGGGTCTCCCTCTATACGCGGCGCGCGCCGGAGCGCGTGCAGATCGGGTTCGGCGGGTTCGGCGTACCGGGCAGTGAGGAGTTCGACACCGCCGGCCGGTACGTGGAGGTGGATCTCCCGGGGGTGACCGTCGCCAGCCTGTACCTCCCCTCCGGTGAGGTCGGTACGGAGCGCCAGGACGAGAAGGAGCGCTTCATGGCGGCCTTCCTGCCGTACCTGGAAGGGCTCAGGGCGAGGGCCGCCGCCGACGGGCGCGAGGTGCTCGTGTGCGGCGACTGGAACATCGCCCATCAGGAGGCCGACCTCAAGAACTGGAAGGGCAACAAGAAGAACTCCGGCTTCCTCCCCGAGGAGCGCGCCTGGCTCACCCGGGTCTTCGAGGAGGTGGCGTACGTGGACGTGGTCCGCGCGCTGCACCCGGACCAGGAGGGGCCGTACTCGTGGTGGTCCTACCGCGGGCGGGCCTTCGACAACGACACGGGCTGGCGGATCGACCTCCTCGTCGGTTCGCCCCGCCTGGCGGAGCGCGCGGTGAAGGCGTACGTGGAGCGGGCTGCGAGCCATGCCGAACGGTGGAGTGATCACGCGCCCGTGACCGCCGTCTTCGACCTGTAG
- a CDS encoding recombinase family protein → MTAPIPATSQGSPSEEDGEPWLGYIRVSTWKEEKISPELQETAIRAWAARTGKRILDPLIIDLDMTGRNFRRRIMGGIKRVEAGEAAGIVVWKYSRFGRTRDGVPLNLKRLEDAGGQLASATEEVDARTATGRLQRGILFEFAAYESDIRGEQWKETHDHRRYKLHLPATGKRRFGYIWTPRRVPDPDSPVGFRIQEESYRADPVTGPVMADAYRAYADGATFYALVASLNDAGHRTLRGGAWTVQTFIRYMDSGFCAALLRIHDPACTCPPEKRGNCTTPHLFIPGAQEELIDAELWQLYRERREQIKKTPPRARRALYPLTNLVRCGGCRGTTPVHSVQRWKGKQATNVQGYSYACGKRGTTGTKGCPGVWAIRTRIEAQVLTWLRDEVAEEVDATPAIPVQRKSGEDERVAAARERARLEVEAAKQARGLLNLRTQRALDPDEFAPGEYEAARDKIRAQQKATLAALDRVATIESTPIRSDYRLLLVGLLDAWEEMSDAERNGLLRQLVRRVVLVRTEGPATIVVHPVWKPDPWAAAAPVK, encoded by the coding sequence GTGACCGCACCCATCCCCGCAACGTCCCAGGGCTCGCCATCCGAAGAGGACGGCGAGCCCTGGCTGGGTTACATCAGAGTCTCGACGTGGAAGGAGGAGAAGATCAGCCCGGAGCTGCAAGAGACGGCAATCCGGGCATGGGCCGCACGCACCGGCAAGCGGATCCTTGACCCCCTGATCATCGACCTCGACATGACCGGCCGGAACTTCCGGCGCCGGATCATGGGCGGCATCAAGCGCGTCGAAGCAGGCGAGGCCGCGGGCATCGTCGTGTGGAAGTACTCCCGGTTCGGCCGGACCCGCGACGGCGTCCCCCTCAACCTCAAACGCCTTGAAGATGCTGGCGGGCAACTCGCGTCCGCTACCGAAGAAGTTGACGCCCGCACCGCAACCGGCCGACTCCAGCGCGGCATTTTGTTTGAGTTCGCCGCCTACGAATCTGACATCCGAGGGGAGCAGTGGAAGGAGACCCACGACCACCGCCGGTACAAGCTGCACCTGCCAGCCACGGGGAAACGCCGCTTCGGATACATCTGGACACCCCGCCGCGTCCCTGACCCCGACTCGCCAGTCGGGTTTCGGATCCAGGAAGAGTCGTACAGGGCGGACCCGGTCACGGGGCCAGTCATGGCCGATGCGTACCGAGCCTACGCGGACGGCGCTACCTTCTACGCACTGGTCGCCAGCCTGAACGACGCCGGACACCGGACACTCCGCGGCGGCGCGTGGACCGTGCAGACATTCATCAGATACATGGACTCCGGCTTCTGTGCCGCACTGCTCCGCATCCATGACCCCGCATGCACCTGTCCTCCCGAGAAGCGGGGTAACTGCACCACGCCGCACCTGTTCATACCGGGAGCTCAAGAGGAACTGATCGATGCGGAGCTGTGGCAGCTGTACCGAGAGCGCCGCGAACAGATCAAGAAGACACCGCCGCGCGCACGCCGGGCGCTTTACCCGCTGACCAACTTGGTGCGCTGCGGCGGGTGCCGCGGGACCACCCCCGTGCACTCTGTCCAGCGCTGGAAGGGCAAACAGGCAACCAACGTGCAGGGGTACTCCTACGCGTGCGGCAAGCGGGGCACCACAGGCACAAAGGGGTGTCCCGGTGTGTGGGCTATCCGTACCCGGATTGAGGCCCAGGTGCTCACATGGCTGCGTGACGAAGTCGCGGAAGAAGTGGACGCGACGCCGGCAATCCCAGTACAGCGAAAGTCTGGGGAAGATGAGCGTGTAGCAGCCGCCCGCGAACGCGCCCGCCTTGAGGTGGAAGCCGCGAAGCAGGCCAGAGGGCTGCTCAATCTGCGCACGCAACGCGCCCTTGACCCTGACGAATTCGCACCGGGGGAGTACGAAGCTGCTCGCGACAAGATCCGGGCACAGCAAAAGGCGACCCTTGCTGCGCTGGATCGGGTAGCCACCATCGAGAGCACTCCCATACGCAGCGACTACAGGCTCCTGCTGGTCGGTCTGCTGGATGCGTGGGAAGAAATGAGCGACGCAGAGCGCAACGGGTTGCTCCGGCAGCTGGTGCGCCGAGTCGTACTCGTCCGGACAGAGGGGCCAGCCACCATCGTGGTCCACCCTGTATGGAAACCTGACCCGTGGGCCGCAGCCGCACCCGTCAAGTGA
- a CDS encoding helix-turn-helix domain-containing protein: MKRTSATFATWMHDQLTARGYNVAGQRSGGQKAFAASAGISTATMSRIMTGSGPVDIHTLQRIADTLDIRLGAVLVEAGVLDPDELGAAQRPQGHMTADEAADELGITDPTARQVFRGVVDSLTPGKDAG, from the coding sequence ATGAAACGAACTTCAGCGACCTTCGCCACCTGGATGCACGACCAGCTGACAGCGCGCGGCTACAACGTCGCAGGTCAGCGCAGCGGCGGACAAAAAGCCTTCGCCGCCAGCGCAGGAATCAGCACCGCCACGATGAGCCGCATCATGACCGGCTCCGGCCCCGTCGACATCCACACCTTGCAGCGGATCGCCGACACGCTCGACATCCGACTCGGCGCCGTACTCGTAGAGGCCGGCGTCCTCGACCCCGACGAGCTCGGCGCGGCACAGCGACCTCAAGGCCACATGACAGCAGATGAGGCAGCCGACGAGCTCGGCATCACCGACCCCACCGCGCGGCAAGTTTTTCGCGGGGTCGTCGATTCACTCACACCCGGCAAAGACGCCGGATAG
- a CDS encoding XRE family transcriptional regulator, producing MTYDRTRFRAAAAQRGDHGFEQVQKRLSVSRATAYRLWTGRGEPRARTAAAVHRAYGLHAHELIERIAL from the coding sequence ATGACGTATGACCGCACGCGCTTTCGCGCCGCCGCTGCTCAGCGGGGCGACCACGGCTTCGAGCAGGTACAGAAGCGACTGAGCGTCAGCCGCGCCACCGCCTACCGACTATGGACCGGACGCGGCGAGCCCAGAGCCCGCACCGCAGCCGCCGTACACCGCGCATACGGCCTGCACGCACACGAGTTGATCGAACGGATCGCGCTGTGA